The Malus sylvestris chromosome 8, drMalSylv7.2, whole genome shotgun sequence genomic interval CCCAATTTGTCAGCTGTgaggttttaccacaaaagatCTCGgcattagttagagtggggtaatcctatttaaaccccttcatttttttttgcacCCACTGATATGGGACTTTAACAAAAGTGGGATAATCTTATTTAAACCCCTTGGTTTCTTTTgcacccaccgatgtgggatttTAACAGTTTGGAATTTGCTGAAATCGTAACACGTTTCCAGCAAGGTGGAAGTCAAGTTAACCGACGGGTACCTCTTCACTGGTGCCTGAAATGATCCCTGCAGTGTGACGTATACCGTGGCCGGGAGGCGCATAATCACCATCCCTAAGTCGATAATCGTTCTGAAAATCTGAAGCTGAAATAGAAAGTTGACGCCCGCCGAAGTTGATGCCAACCAGTCTGAGGCCGTAAAACCCTGGACCTTGAGATAATGTGGTCAGCGGTGTGAATTTGATGGTCTTTCTCGAACCTTTGCCACCAGCTTTGCCGAAGCTAAGGTAACCGGTAGAGCTTGAAGTGGATGGGAGACAGTAGGGGAATAACCAGTTTGTTCGACTATGGTGATATTGCTTCGACCGAGGCCGAGTAAACCGGTGATGCCCTTAAATAAGCCTTGGTTGTTCTGGCAGCAGCCAAAGACAAAACCGTTAAAAACGTCCGTTGAAGTCAAAGTTAGCTTCTCTTTGGCCCAGAAGCAGACTGTGAAGGAGCTGTCTCTAAGCCGTTCGCCGTAAACACAGGTGGAGGCGGAACAACTGCTAGCAACATTGGAGGCTGCGAGCTGAGAACATGCGACAGAGTTGCATGAGATGTTGGAGTAAgaggtagagagagaggggtcgAAGATGAGTCTCTATGTGGGTAACAAGACCGAACACAAGTTTGGCATTGTGTCCAAATGATGTTGTTGCCGGTGTTGAATAAGTGCACGAGTTCCTTCTTAGGCGAACCCAAGCCGATGCTAACCATGTAGTCGCCATAGCCCACTAAGGTTGCCTTGTAAGAGTATGAGTATGATTCATACAAGTCTTGGGATAATTGATATTATAAAGAAGTCTCAATCATGTTGACAAGAGTTAATCCAATCATATTGGTATATTGAAGACTTTTGTGTTTGCTCGTTTATAGGACTCATACAGATATAAGGAATGCAGTCTGGTATTCCTTGTAGGATTGTTATAGGGCAATCCAAGTCTTTTAGTATAACCACAAGCCCTTGCTCTCACAAAAACAGTCTCTTATTGTTCCAATTACATATAACTTGGAGAGCATTGAGTTTTGCAGAGAGGAGAAGGTTGTGTGTAGATTTCTCCAATGGCTCTTAATCCTAATCTGTTGAACATAGTTACGATATGGTGTTTAGTACTACTCTTTCCTATTATCAATGCCGTGAAACATGAAGAAGTTATTCAAGCTAAGAAAGAGAGTAGCAATTAAAAGAGCAGCGATCGGCTGTAAGAAAGAAGAATGGCAACAACCCAAAGGTCCTTGCAGAATTCAACAACTTCCAGAGGTTGTAGTCATGGCCATTCTCTCAAGGCTAGTCTCCATCAAAACCATCCTTAATTGCCGGCTACGTCCGACTTCCCAATTCGGGGAAGACCTTGTTGTACTGGTTTTTCAAGCCCAAGAGGATGCATCTCGAAAACCCCTCGTCCTTTGGCTTATTGGAATAGCACCATCTTCTGACAGCACACATGGGAAAGACTTCGTGAAACAGTCTGCAGGTATGTGTTGTAGATATTACTTCAGTATCTACATATGTAGAACATATTTGATGCGTTGGTTGTGATTTAGTTGGTAAATTCTTATGTTCTTGGCTAAGTATATTAACATAAAGCCTATGTTTACTCTTACATGCCTCGCTGGGCGGGGATGACGGTGGCATCAGATTATTTGAGTGGTCCTTCAGGGATTCTGTAggttttgtttccaatgttgaAACGGGAGTGGATCGAGCCGACTCAGGCTTCATCTTGCTCGAGGATTTGTGTGAGGTCCTCATCCTGATCAGTAGTACTGCTTTTTGGTTTACGTTGGCGGAGTTGATTGCATGGCCCATGCCTGTGTACCACTTTTAGTACTGATGCCTTGTTATTGTTATGATCTAAATTGGAATGTATATAGGAGTTTAGTTATCCAGATTCACAATTATTTTCATatatgcgtgtgtgtgtatatataattatatattcatatatatcctTAAGCTGTAAACAAGCTTTAAGTAGGTGAAATAGTCACGCAATGAGATAAATTTATATAGAGACGTGAAGTCAAGTTTTTCTCGTAACCATAATATTATATAGAAATATATATGTTTAATATGCTATTTAAACATACAAACTTGACATAACCCGTAATCTCTAATAAGGGTGAGTCTTACTATTATATGTGAGACTCGCCTGAGAGTATCACCTCCACCCACCATCACGTCACCACCACTCACCATAATTATCGCTGCTGCCACCATTACCCACAATCACCGCCACTGTCATCATGACTTATTATCATCATCGTCGTTATTGCTACCACCATCCACCATCTTCATCACCGCCATTGACGCCACCCCACTGCCGCCAACGctgtcaccaccaccacctttgTTAGTACATTTCTTAACTACTATCTCTCATATTGAATTCTGTATTTGAATTTCCTTATCCTTTTAGGTTAgccaaataagaaaaattcacatataagaaaataaatttaaaaaaaaaaaagaaaaaaaatcacaaattttagaaaataaatttcATCATTTTGCAATTCCTTAAAAATCTTTAATTTCTTCATTCAAACATATTAGAATTGTGGTAATATCACATTACGAGAACCCAAATTTTCATTGATGCAAGTCCCCTactttttcacacaaaaataaTTATTGTTGCATGGCTTGATTTTGTATTATTCTGACTTATGTTGTGAGACTAGATATAGAAGAATTGTAGAATAGCAACGACATAaagtacttttattttttatttttatacaagtTGCTGCTTGCGtacttgaattcttttttaCCTATTACACACACAAACCAATTGTCACTATATATAGTTTGTGCCAATTCGTCTATGTATAATTATGTATTACTATTACATTATCTGTTATAAAATTTGCCCTATGTTGCTGCTGGTGGTGGCTTAATCAAACTTTTTAGCCAGCCTAATTAAGCAACTAATCACATAAGCCCTCATGCTCAGGGGCATCCTGCAGGGGCAAATCCGATTTTACGACCACCTACATCATACACCACCTGCAGCCTCTTCTGCTGAACGTTACCAAATATCCCAACGTCGCTGTCGTCGCCGTTCCCGGCAAACGCCAGGCAAACTTGATCGGCACTCGCCACATACATTATCCCCGTCTCGTCCAAATCCAACGTCATCCCTCCGCCGAAAGCAAACGAAATCTTCGGATACGTCAGCGTTTTAACATTGCTGAAGTCGTAGCAAGTGTCGAGAATAGAAAGCGCCGGAGCCGAGGTGTAGCTCTTCATCTGCTGCCGAAACGCGTCCCGCAGTGCCCTGTACGCCGTCGCCTGCAAGCGCGTGATCACCGTCCCGGAATCTATAATCGTCCCCGAGGAGGAAAAAACTTCACCGGAAATCGTTAATTTTTTCCCGCCAACGCTGATCCCGACCACGTTGAGGCCGTAAAACGACCCGCTGTCGGAGACGTCGACGAGGGGTGTGAATTTCACGCCCTTGGAAGATCGGCCGCCTTTGCCGAATCTGAGGTATCCAGTGCCGCTAGATGTGGAGGGGAGGCAATAGGAGAAGAACCGGTTGTATTTCAAGGCGGATTGCTCGACGAGGGAGATGTTATCCCGGCCAAGACCGAGCAAACCGGCGGCACCCCCGAAATGGCCCTGGTTGTTCTGGCCGCATCCGAACAAAAACCCATCAAAAACATCCGTCGACGTCAGGCTCAGTCGCTCTTTCCCGAAATATCCGACGGAGAAGGACCGGTCTCCGTACCCAATGGTGTAGATGCATGTGGAAGTGTAGCAGCGGGGGTTGTATCCCGTGGCTGACGCCAGCTGGGAACATGTGGCAGAACTGCATGAGACATTAACGTATGAGGCGGAGGTTGCGGGATCAAAGATGGGCTCCTTCTGGTCGTAACACGAACCAGCACATGGGCGGCATTGGGTCCACGTTAGATCGCTGCCTGTGTCGAAAATGAGGGAAAGCTGCTTCTTGGGTGAGCCCAGACCCACGTTGACAATGTAATTGCCCGAGCCCAGTACGCTTCCGGACTTGGCGGggatggtggcggcggcggatGGACGGGGTTTACCGACCGTGGTTGTGGATGGTGATTTATTGGTGTTGAATAGGGAGTGGATTGAGTCGACTCGGGCTTGGTCCTGGTTGAGGATTTGAGCATGAGTTAGAGTTTTGGATTTGTTCTTGTTGATTCGAGAGCATGGTCCGTGCTTGTGTACCACTTTTAGTACCGATGAAGATGATGACTCCTTGCTCTCACCACCTGAATTCAAATAGATCGATTACACTTTTTTATTATAACCGAAGGAGACTATGTCCGATACAAAGACTTAGAACGCTTTCGAGTAATAGGAGTGGTTTTTAAATAACTTTTAAGTATTTTATGAGGGTTTATtcgtaattttattttacaaaagcaCTTTTCAACAAAAAACGCTAATATATATGAATACATAACATTTTCATATATAAATATGAAAACCCAATTTATGTCTTTAATACATAACGTTTTCTTATAATCTCTAATGTTCATTACTTCACTTAGTAttggtttagtgatatttttctttatttgtaattaagagatcttaggttcaattctcgtcaaatgtgaatttgaatcacatgaTTATAGCTAGCCTAGTGTGAgagttagggctggtttggtattgctgtgcttttaaaaaaagctgcttctgctgtgctgtgagaataagcaactgtgaaataaagcagtagagtgtttggtaaactttttttgtaaaagtgcttttgaaaaaaaaaagcagtttatagtgtttggtaaacttttatgtaaaacaaatatgaaaaaaaaaccggtttttcaaagctgggttttgcagcttcttgtttttggttttttttcacccaaaactgtgaaaaaaagctgaagctaaatgtttaccaaacacaaaaacagctcacaacttttttttataccagtttttttcagaatcacctcagtGCCAAACCAGACCTTAACTCCCTCTCTCACCCTTGTCCTTCTGCCAGTCTCTGTGGTACCTGCTTATGCGGCCATGAATAAACAAAGAACATGCATGGTTTGCGGATAAATTGGTTAAgtaccaaaagaaaatagtatTTATAGGTTATGATTTCATGTTTCTATTCAGCAATCATTGcgtaatttttaattattgtagcttaaacacacaaaaatatgtatacttttttttataacaaaacatattatctacactaatgagAGATGGTCgacaataattattaattattagcCATACAATGAGTTAGTAATAATTTAGTTTAAATTTGCATATGACGAGAATCTAACTTAAGAACtctgaagaggaatatcactagaccgtagtactaagtgaaacaaatatatatatacttacacacaatatatatatatatatatatatatatttttttttttccgtagtgaattaaattattaaatgtaaaaggaaaaaggaaacttGTGAATATAAAACCTGAACCAAAGtatataaatattattattttttgctaCTACAACAAAACGtcatttgcacacacacatagaTATTTTTGAGACAAAAGACttaagaaacaaaaccatgaaaaaaaactcttttaataactttatgaaagttgttcccaAAATCCAGACAAAATGAGTCATCCTATTTTTTATAGCATAAGATGGCTGGAACAgcgtatttttcttttattatatatttcaaTTCGATTCACCTttcataatttaaaattaatttagtgtAATCTACTAGTAgtatatgaaaaacataatccCCTTGGTTATTGGTGTTAATATAATCGTGTTCGCATCAAATAATAGTAAATCCTAGCTCACTATTTTCATATTTGGTTCCGTACGTATCACCATCATGCATGTTGAAAATTACATCAAACTATCAAAACTTTATTACTTtccaaaataatataattttatgaCTTTAAGATTTTGCAGAATCTAATCCGTGCTTTCTTTATCAAAGTATCCCcgtaaattttcttttatctaTTTTATAAAACGAAACATTTCTCCGACCAGCCGCAGCACATATATTTCCAACATTGCAATTAAACCTTGTACATAGAAGCAAGCTCTAACAAATTATACAATGGCTTTCGATTTTTTGTATGAATGATGTTTTGTAATGATGGCTTACGAAATGACCGGTTCAATaatattgaataaaaaaaacttgaacaTATTTATTAACCTTTGGCGGAGGAGCTAGGGCTGCATGAGGTTGCTGGCAGCAGAGAATTGAGTTCAACTGTATGAGAAACTGGATGGGGTTCAACTGTACGGGGACGCTGGTTCTCTTCCAAGGCAAAGCCCTTCTCCAAAGAGCTGAGAATTATGGTTAGAATTACAGAGAAGTAAAGTAAATAGCTCatgagggaggaggaggaggaggaggagctaGAAATACCGGGAGTTGCTGCCATGAATATCGAAAACTCTTCCCAGAATTCAAATTATGGTGTTGCTCCTACACAGCGCGACCTTCTCAGCCTTATAATAAGCAAATGGGAAACCTTTTGGCGTCTTACACGTCACCCTTACAACTTGACATGAGACCAATTGAttgattaggttttttttaaaagggtAGATATGACAGTGTGTTTATTGTTGAGGAAAAacttagagtacacaactctaacacaagtgttaGAGATGCAatacaagtaaacaaattacttgtattacacacacaaaatattacaacacacaAACTTTTAAGGACACTCTTTAGAAGCTAtgacactcactcactcactttctagagacaaactctagatcactcacactcctcacaaactactcttacttctcactctcacttggttgccTACATCTTCTTGGTTGGTTCTTTCTTACTTGATTACATTACAACACGCATACATACATACTTATAGGCATGTTTGCCGACTTCACTAGCACTTTCTAGTGCATGTTACTGCACTGACATATGGCTTTGCATAATAGCCTTGCCGACTTAAATGATGCTAGAATTTTCTAGCATATTATGCATGTCCACCGACTTAACATGCAGATTTAAACTTGGTCTAGTTCATTTGCAACTGGACAAAGTCCTCTAGAAGCTTCTACCTTCCAAGCTTGCTGCTTGAATTTGCTAGACTTTTCTAGAATCCAAACACCAATTGGGCTAGTGTTGATCTTCAACACTCTCCCTCAACACCAACTCATCCTTTCCTCCATGCCGAGTTGACGACGAAGCTTTTTCTTGCACACCCATTTACATGATATGGGTTTCACATCTCTTCGCTTTGGCACTAGATTCCAAGTTTGATTTAGCTCCGCTGCAGTGACCTCTTCTCCCAACTTTGAGCCACTCAGGTTCATCTGTTTCTTCTTCTATGGCTGCGTTGGCGTATTTAGGATTTTGCTTCCGGATTCTTGTTGACCTCCTTAGTTGTGATTGTGGAGTTAATACTTCCACTTCACTAGGTCTATCTTCTTCTGGTTGTTGATATACGCCAGGTTGCCAAGGGTTTTGGGGCACTGCTTGCtcaacaccatcaccatcaagGGAATCCTTAGACTCATCTGGTCTCGATTGGATTCGAACAGTTTGCTCCCCCATCTTCTGTTGCAGCTTATcttcaatctctctctaatcAGGCAATGCCTCTTTTTTTGAAGACCACCAAGAAGATGCTtcatcaaacaccacatctCGTGATGTGAAACATTTTCCAATCGTAGGATCACAACATTTCCACATTTTTCTTTGGCTGTCGTATCCCACAAAGATACATCGGACTACCTTCTTGTCAAACTTGCTACGTAGGTAACTTGGAACAAATACGTAGCAGACACAGCCAAATACTCGAAAGTAACTAACTGTAGGTTTCATATCCCACAGTTTTTCAAAGGGTGAGACAAATTCTAACCTTGGTTGAGGAAGCCTATTGATCACATGAGCTACAGTTCTCATAGCTTCGGCCCAAAACTTTTCTGGTACATTCTTGGCATGGAGCATACTTCGACATATTTCTATAAGATGCCGATTCTTTCTTTCCACTACACCATTCTGTTGTGGCGTGTTGGCACATGTGAACTGGTGACGTATTCTACAGTCTCTTAGATACTAGGAAAACTCATTCAAGGTATATTCTTCTCCATTATCCATGCATATGCAACATAtcttctttcccacttctcCTTCAACTGTCTCCTTAAActctttaaattttgaaaatgtttcAGATTTTTCTTTCATAAAGAAAACCCACACATACCTAGAGAAGTCATCAATGAATGTCACCATGTATTGCATCTCACTTATCGATGGTTGCTTGACGGGCTCGAACACATCGAAATGAACCAACTCCAACGACtctttctctttaaactttgacTCTTCGTATGGTAGTTGATGTGCTTTACCATACCGGCATCCTGCACAAACCATGTCTGTTCTCACGTCAAGTTGAGGTAGCCCTTTAAGCATTGACTTCTTCATCATCACATTTAGCTTGTGATAGCTAACGTGACCCAATCTCATGTGCCATAAATCTGCTATCTCGTTCTTCTTTGTCTTGTCTACGTATGCAGTTTCTGCTGACATTACATAGACTGACTGCAATCATCATCCCTCCATTGTTGGTGTCCCTAAGATCTTGAGGTGTCGATACACTTTCACATCTCGTGGACCAAACAAGACATAATTTCCTAATGACGTTAGTTGCGGCACTAAAAGTAAATTTTTCTTCATACCTGGAACATGGTAGACATCTTGACGCGGCACATGGTTAGTGTTGTATCAGGGCTCAATTATTGTTTTACATATGTGAGCAATTGGTAGCCTCGAGTCTTTGGCCGTCACCACCAAGCAGCCTCCTTTGTACTCAGTCAGACTTTGTAACTTTTGctcatcacctgtcatatggTTTGAGCAGCCTGAATCCACGATCTAATCATTCTGGTAGTCAATCGACTCCGGATTTGCTACTGTGAAAGCTGACTCTTGCTTCTCCATAGCAACGAATGCTTCAACGTCCCATTCTTCCTCCAGGGCTAGAGACGCAACGACGTCCTAATCATCTTCAATTTTCTCCTTTGAGCTGGCGACATTACTCTTTACGGACTTTTTGAACCAGCAATCCTTTGCCATGTGACCCTTCTTACCACAATTGTAACATTTTCCCTCAAACCTTTTATTATTCTGGGATTGACCACGATTGTCGTGATACTTTGGAGCTCCTCTTAGTCAAGAACTCCCTTCTCCTTGATAATCTTTTTCCTTGTCACAATTTCTTTTAAATCCACCATCAGCACGCTGCTTAAAGTTGCCTTTACTTTTGGTGTTGAGCGCTTCATCCTCACCTCTTAATGAGACCCCTCCCATTTGCTTTGCCAAAGCTTATTGATCGGCAAGAAAATTCTCAAACTCAACAAGTGATGGTTGGGTTGGCCATCCTTGTACAGCGGCAACGAAGCCTTGATAATTGGGTCTTAATCCATGGataattattctttttatcCTGGATTCTACAATGGCAGCACTAGGATCTAACTCAGAAATTTCACGACAAATAGACTTTACCTTATGGAAATATTCGGCAATCGTCATGTTTCGTTAGGTCACTGATAATAACTCATTCTCAAAAAGTTGCAGCCTTGTGTCATTCTTCTTTGAAAAGAGTGTGGTGAAGGTGTCCCAACTTCTTTTGGTGTCTTGGCCTTCCGTATGTGCTCCAACATGTCATCTTTAACTGTGGTTTTTAAGGCAAACATAGCCTTACCTGCCTTGATCTTCCACTTCCTCAAAGTGCAGCTGGTGTCTTTTTCCGGCTATGTAACTTCATTACCGCCAACAACATCTCAAAGATCTTGGCCTTGTAGGTAAGACTCCATACACGTCGCCCATgtgttgtaatttttgttgttcaacTTCTTGGTTGCTCCAACAACTTGAAGATCTCCCATCATGTCGGCATAGCTTCGATAAGCCGAACAAGATTAACTAATAATCTTGCAAAGTCCTAAACTTCTCACGATTCTAAAAAACTTCACTAGAGACGGTCCCTGATCGTACTGTTCAGATACCAATTGTTGAGGAAAAacttagagtacacaactctaacacatGTGTTGGAGAGgcaacacaagtaaacaaattacttgtattacacacacaaaatattacaacacacaAACTCTTAAGGACACTCTTTAGAAGCTATGACACTCACTCACTTTCTAGAGACAAACTCTAGATCACTCACACTCCTCACAAGACTACTCttacttctcactctcacttgatTGCCTACCTCTTCTTGGTTGGTTCTTTCTTACTTGATTACATTacaacacacatacatacatatttatGGCATGTTTGCCGACTTCACTAGCACTTTCTAGTGCATGTTACTGCACCCACATATGGCTTTGCATAATAGCCTTGCCGACTTAAATGAGGCTAGAATTTTCTAGCATATTATGCATGTCCACCGACTTAACATGCAAATTTGAACTAGAATGGTCTAGTTCATTTGCAACTGGACAAAGTCCTCTAGAAGCTTAAGCCTTCCAAGTTTGCTGCTTGTATTTGCTAGACTTTTCTAGAATCCAAATACCAATTGGGCTGGTGTTGATCTTCAACATATATACGGCGTATATGTATGTACATATTTAGACTGCGTGGCTTCTTCTTCACGTTCTTTGCTGAATTAAGTCCACCTATCCCGAATCACATACACAGATATTGACATACGTAGCACGCTTAAAAGTGAGTGGCAAATACTATAGCCTATACGTGAGGCAATCTTCTCACCGTTTTGTTCATATAGTATAGAGACAGCATCGGCCTTAGCTAAAAAGTGAGACCTTAGGCAACCACCTTATTTACCTCCCCCTTCGTCATTTTACCTAAAATTTCATCACGTGATTAGTAAGCTTGATGAGAGATAAACAATATTTATGAACAGAACTTCTCTGAATTACTACACTACCTACACACATACACAACTTGTGAATAATATTGACATGGTGTGTATTTAGGTCTAATATATTGCTCGACCTGTAATGACATATAACTGGATGATATATTGAATATCATGTCTATGCATTCGACTCGTTTGGGGTTAGCTTTGTTTGTAATTGTACATAGTTGTTGGTCATATAAAAGTAGTCTTCATTATATGACTGGTTAACGTAACGAAGGAGATAAATACATATGAGCTAGTGTATTTATGATTGTATGTGACTTGTGCTATAGAGGTATTTCTCCCTATTCTATAGCGTAGAAAACATCGACTAGCACAACATGTTAGTTGATTTATATCATTTCCGTGGATCTAATTACCTACTAGTAGCTAGGGAAGGCACCTAAATTATCATCCACTACTAGTTTGTACTATACCTTAGTATATTAttgcatgaacatggttttctTGTTAATTATAGGCAAATTAGCAACTTCATTAATTCTTGCATTCATTTCAGCCGTCcagaagaaatatatatattttcaccaTTTGTACAAACCGAATTGACTTGGGTCAACGTTGTCAATTTCCAAGCCAATTGGAATATATTAGGGTTTTTCACTCGCACTTTGAAAACGATATATGGGAAGCCAATCAATTATTATCCACTTCATTTTTCAGTAGTGGAGACATGCTGGAATGGCAGCCCAATCATCACGTTTTCTATGATTTTACTCCtccaaaacaaatatatatgattaGCGGATCCTTATGAAGGTGATAAATCAATCTATTGATTTGTTAATGGATACTCGTTAAGACTCGTTTAATTTTGATATCACCATAATATAGAGGTGTGAATGGTAGCAGTGATGATGTTGTTAGGTGAAGTCAAACTACATAAGTCTTAATGGGTACTCATTAACAATCCAATGGTTGGTTTGCCACCTCTAGATCCATACACGATTGTTAGACAATTTTTTTAAGGCCCACTCCAACTACTTTTAGGTCTTCCTTGAAAAATcatgtttataaaaaaattaccaaatataAAACcatgtaatggttggaatacGGTTGGAATAAGACTTGAGGGCCGTATTTGGTAATTTCTTttttcactacaaatgaatatATATtaatagttttaaatttatttaatattttataaaaatgatcAATGAATGATGTTCTAAATTGATCATATACATTTATGGAATAGGCCCTATAAAAACTTTTGCAAAATggtgaagtaaaaaaaaatgatacggATCCGTcccatataaattaaattattaatttactaCGTGGTAACCCACCCACCCCAAAATCCACACCATCCCACTATAACGTACTCCACAAGTTATATAGAAGTCCGCAATCtaatattgatgcattcatttCCTTATCCCATGTAAATCTTTGGCATGCTATTGCTTATTATTGTTTCCAATTCTAACGTTGAAATAGCAAAATACGTCTCATCGATTGTTCATATTAAAAATTCGACAACATACTATGATTAAATACAAGACTATCAATATTAAAACGAAGACTTGTATGATAGGATATTATTTTTTTGGCGTAATCGTACAACATGAACAATAAATTTATGAGTTTATTTGGTGCATAATTTTGGCACACTTGCACCCAACAAATAATTGAGT includes:
- the LOC126632555 gene encoding aspartyl protease family protein At5g10770-like — protein: MAATPGISSSSSSSSSLMSYLLYFSVILTIILSSLEKGFALEENQRPRTVEPHPVSHTVELNSLLPATSCSPSSSAKGGESKESSSSSVLKVVHKHGPCSRINKNKSKTLTHAQILNQDQARVDSIHSLFNTNKSPSTTTVGKPRPSAAATIPAKSGSVLGSGNYIVNVGLGSPKKQLSLIFDTGSDLTWTQCRPCAGSCYDQKEPIFDPATSASYVNVSCSSATCSQLASATGYNPRCYTSTCIYTIGYGDRSFSVGYFGKERLSLTSTDVFDGFLFGCGQNNQGHFGGAAGLLGLGRDNISLVEQSALKYNRFFSYCLPSTSSGTGYLRFGKGGRSSKGVKFTPLVDVSDSGSFYGLNVVGISVGGKKLTISGEVFSSSGTIIDSGTVITRLQATAYRALRDAFRQQMKSYTSAPALSILDTCYDFSNVKTLTYPKISFAFGGGMTLDLDETGIMYVASADQVCLAFAGNGDDSDVGIFGNVQQKRLQVVYDVGGRKIGFAPAGCP